The Synergistaceae bacterium genome window below encodes:
- a CDS encoding polysaccharide deacetylase, whose product MPQPPSAAPDVSKPRPRWPEGKTSAVMFSFDVDAETTWANGNRNMPNGGNYIRSLSLGQYGPKRCVDRILDMLDRYGVRATFFVPGWTAEHYDGLLEKLCARGHEIGQHGYLHERFYDRSQAEQEDIIDRSQEIFLRLTGRRADGFRTPSGDWSEFTPGLFVKRNFLYSSSMRGDDRPYRTVIDGQPSDFIEIPTRWELDDYVQTAYNYYPAEPDGQDRIAGYDMVADNFLRELAGYRRFGLCCAFMFHPQVIGAPGKIFILEKLLQQLADSKDAWVATGSEIARWWRESAQ is encoded by the coding sequence ATGCCCCAACCCCCATCCGCGGCTCCGGACGTTTCCAAGCCGCGTCCCCGCTGGCCGGAAGGCAAAACCAGCGCGGTCATGTTTTCCTTCGACGTGGACGCCGAGACGACCTGGGCCAACGGCAATCGAAATATGCCCAACGGCGGGAATTACATTCGTTCCCTTTCTCTGGGTCAATATGGTCCCAAACGCTGCGTGGACCGTATTCTGGACATGCTGGACCGCTACGGCGTCCGCGCCACCTTTTTCGTGCCAGGCTGGACGGCGGAGCACTACGACGGACTCCTGGAAAAACTCTGTGCCCGAGGCCACGAAATCGGTCAGCACGGCTATCTTCACGAGCGTTTTTATGATCGTTCCCAGGCGGAACAGGAGGACATCATCGACCGGAGCCAGGAAATTTTTCTCCGGCTTACGGGGCGAAGGGCGGATGGGTTCCGCACCCCGTCGGGAGACTGGTCGGAGTTCACCCCCGGCCTTTTTGTGAAGAGGAATTTTCTTTATTCCAGCTCCATGCGCGGCGACGATCGACCCTACCGGACGGTTATCGACGGGCAGCCCAGCGACTTCATCGAGATTCCAACCCGATGGGAGCTGGACGACTACGTCCAGACCGCCTACAATTATTACCCCGCCGAGCCGGACGGGCAGGACCGTATCGCCGGCTACGACATGGTGGCGGACAATTTTCTCCGAGAACTGGCCGGATACCGCAGGTTCGGACTGTGCTGCGCGTTCATGTTCCACCCGCAGGTGATCGGCGCTCCGGGTAAAATTTTCATTCTGGAAAAACTTTTGCAGCAACTTGCGGACTCAAAAGACGCGTGGGTGGCCACGGGTTCGGAGATCGCCCGCTGGTGGAGGGAGAGCGCCCAATGA
- a CDS encoding GntR family transcriptional regulator has product MGIVQESIQNQLYEEIKQHILKKRYKMGDQLNPKILAAQYNVSPMPVRDALLHLTRQGLVVNRARVGFYVATYTASEIKDLMEVRKMHEMFCLNQYFDLTDHEKIKKIHQCMSAHLHKDKALFDRCDFQFHDLLINTSKNRFLNMQYAQIKELLQFLVYYDAEHDEEALADHEKIVNALLQ; this is encoded by the coding sequence ATGGGAATTGTACAGGAAAGTATACAAAATCAACTTTATGAAGAAATTAAACAACACATATTGAAAAAGCGTTACAAAATGGGGGATCAGCTCAATCCCAAAATTTTGGCCGCTCAATATAACGTAAGTCCCATGCCCGTTCGCGACGCGCTTCTGCATCTGACCCGCCAGGGGCTCGTCGTGAACAGGGCGAGAGTGGGATTTTACGTGGCCACTTACACGGCTTCTGAAATCAAAGATCTGATGGAAGTGCGCAAAATGCACGAAATGTTTTGCCTCAATCAATACTTTGATTTAACAGATCATGAAAAGATCAAAAAAATTCATCAATGCATGTCGGCTCATCTGCACAAAGACAAGGCCCTCTTCGATCGCTGCGACTTCCAGTTTCATGACCTGCTCATCAACACCTCCAAAAATCGCTTTTTGAACATGCAATACGCCCAGATCAAAGAGCTCCTGCAATTTTTGGTGTACTACGACGCGGAACATGACGAAGAAGCGCTTGCCGATCATGAAAAAATCGTAAATGCCCTGTTGCAGC
- a CDS encoding polysaccharide deacetylase, producing MKCDVAITFNLAGESFWLGQFPDSVNKPKTLSMGTYGLLRGLDRVVDALKQRNLPATFFVPAAIAENWPDSIRRLADSGFEIACGGCRGENLATLPRDEQKELLARSRKILTNLCGSAPAGFRTFMGELTAETLTILAELGFQYSSSLFGDDIPYRHSVAPLVEIPIKWQLFDFPYFAFNYHPAFPTGQGRIAGYAHTLENWKWEYDGAVRHGLSYIPQFDPQTIGTPGRIALMEELLDYTARGENSVYHTCRELAEGVS from the coding sequence ATGAAGTGCGACGTTGCAATCACATTCAATCTGGCGGGGGAAAGTTTCTGGCTGGGGCAGTTTCCCGACAGCGTCAACAAGCCCAAAACGCTTTCCATGGGCACTTACGGGTTACTTCGGGGGCTGGATCGGGTCGTGGACGCCCTGAAGCAAAGGAACCTGCCTGCCACCTTTTTTGTTCCCGCGGCCATAGCGGAAAACTGGCCCGATTCCATCCGGCGGCTGGCCGACAGCGGCTTTGAAATCGCCTGCGGCGGCTGTCGGGGAGAAAACCTCGCGACTCTTCCACGGGACGAGCAAAAGGAGCTTCTGGCGCGAAGCCGAAAGATTTTGACAAACCTCTGCGGAAGCGCTCCGGCGGGTTTTCGGACCTTTATGGGAGAACTCACCGCCGAAACTCTGACGATTCTGGCGGAGCTGGGTTTCCAGTACTCCAGTTCACTCTTCGGCGACGACATCCCCTATCGCCATTCCGTCGCGCCTCTGGTGGAAATTCCCATAAAATGGCAGCTTTTTGACTTCCCTTATTTCGCCTTCAATTACCATCCGGCGTTTCCCACCGGTCAGGGGCGCATTGCGGGGTACGCTCATACCCTCGAAAACTGGAAATGGGAATATGACGGCGCGGTTCGGCATGGACTCAGCTACATTCCGCAGTTCGACCCTCAGACCATCGGAACGCCGGGAAGAATAGCCCTGATGGAGGAGCTGCTGGATTACACGGCCCGCGGAGAAAACTCCGTTTACCACACCTGCCGGGAGCTGGCGGAAGGGGTTTCATAA